In a single window of the Acidobacteriota bacterium genome:
- a CDS encoding CpsB/CapC family capsule biosynthesis tyrosine phosphatase, whose product MVDIHSHILPEVDDGSHSLNESIEMCRASADDGVAVMVATPHTHDGVHTTHDPAFLREKVDELNRQLDNKPKIVLGCELRFTHALVKQICETRSAPTIAGGPYVLVEFPHAVVPPGSERPLFELMSNQITPIIAHPERNLMLMTEPERFYELVSMGVLGQMDTGSIMGNFGKRVQQTARVMLENGLIHFIASDCHNTRNRLPGMSAAVAATAQIVGEEYARAIAGDNPAAVVDGRPIPSRPTTTVPQKKKRWLLFGRG is encoded by the coding sequence ATGGTCGATATTCACAGTCACATCTTGCCTGAGGTAGACGATGGCTCGCACAGTCTCAATGAATCGATCGAGATGTGCCGGGCATCGGCGGATGACGGCGTAGCTGTGATGGTTGCAACACCGCACACGCACGATGGAGTTCATACCACGCACGATCCTGCCTTCCTGCGGGAAAAGGTTGATGAACTGAATCGCCAACTGGATAACAAGCCGAAAATAGTCCTGGGTTGCGAGCTTCGCTTTACACACGCGCTAGTGAAGCAGATCTGCGAGACACGCAGTGCGCCGACGATTGCCGGGGGGCCTTACGTGCTGGTCGAGTTCCCCCACGCCGTCGTGCCGCCAGGAAGCGAGCGCCCGCTGTTTGAGCTTATGAGCAATCAGATAACGCCGATCATCGCGCACCCTGAGCGCAACCTTATGCTGATGACCGAGCCAGAGCGTTTTTACGAATTGGTTTCGATGGGAGTGCTCGGACAGATGGATACCGGATCCATCATGGGTAACTTCGGGAAGAGGGTCCAACAAACGGCCCGCGTGATGCTCGAGAACGGGCTCATACACTTCATCGCCAGCGACTGTCACAACACGCGCAACAGGCTACCGGGGATGTCGGCGGCAGTAGCTGCGACCGCGCAGATCGTCGGCGAGGAGTATGCTCGCGCGATAGCCGGAGACAACCCGGCTGCGGTAGTCGATGGGAGGCCCATTCCATCGCGCCCGACTACCACGGTTCCTCAGAAGAAAAAGAGATGGTTGCTGTTTGGACGAGGGTGA
- the trpD gene encoding anthranilate phosphoribosyltransferase, which produces MTINEAIKKVVDRVDLSSEEAEAVLEQIMTGQCTDAQIASLLTALRMKGETVEELTGFARVMRRKAARVQPLTTVSAEIGGTDREALIDTCGTGGDVSGSFNVSTAAAFVAAGAGVRVAKHGNRSVSSQCGSADVVEALGVRIELQPDQIARCIDEVGIGFLHAPLLHDAMKYVAIARRQMGIRTIFNMLGPLTNPAGANTQVVGVYAAHLTELLARVLGELGSSRALVVHGSDGLDEITITGESKITELRNGEPNTYSVAPEDFGLSRATLAEIQGGDARQNSQIILEVLRGGRGPKRDIVLLNAAAAFVASSRVSDLKAGVAVAAESIDNGSALNKLQQLIAFTNQAG; this is translated from the coding sequence ATGACGATCAACGAAGCGATCAAGAAAGTTGTCGACCGCGTTGACCTCAGCTCCGAAGAGGCTGAGGCCGTGCTCGAACAAATAATGACCGGGCAGTGCACCGACGCCCAGATCGCTTCGCTGCTGACCGCGCTCAGAATGAAAGGGGAGACCGTCGAGGAGCTGACCGGCTTCGCCAGAGTGATGCGCCGAAAAGCCGCGCGCGTCCAACCCCTCACAACCGTTAGCGCCGAGATCGGGGGAACGGACCGCGAGGCCCTGATCGACACCTGCGGCACAGGCGGCGACGTCAGCGGCAGCTTCAACGTTTCGACCGCCGCGGCGTTCGTTGCCGCGGGCGCCGGCGTTCGAGTTGCGAAACACGGCAATCGATCCGTGTCGTCTCAATGTGGGAGCGCCGACGTGGTCGAAGCGCTCGGCGTCAGAATCGAGCTTCAACCTGATCAAATCGCGCGCTGCATCGACGAAGTGGGAATTGGCTTTCTTCACGCGCCGCTGCTTCACGACGCAATGAAGTACGTGGCCATCGCCCGCCGGCAGATGGGCATTCGAACGATCTTCAACATGCTCGGGCCGCTAACGAACCCGGCCGGCGCGAATACCCAGGTTGTGGGAGTTTACGCCGCCCACTTGACGGAATTGCTCGCCCGCGTGCTGGGCGAACTCGGCAGCTCGCGGGCGCTTGTGGTCCACGGCAGCGACGGTCTGGACGAGATAACGATAACCGGGGAGAGCAAGATAACCGAGTTGAGAAACGGTGAGCCAAATACTTACTCCGTCGCGCCTGAAGACTTCGGTCTGTCGCGAGCAACGCTGGCAGAGATTCAAGGTGGCGACGCTCGCCAGAACAGCCAGATTATTCTCGAGGTGCTGCGAGGAGGGCGAGGACCCAAACGCGACATAGTCCTGCTGAACGCGGCCGCGGCTTTCGTTGCAAGCAGCAGAGTGAGTGATCTAAAAGCAGGAGTAGCCGTAGCGGCTGAATCGATCGACAACGGAAGTGCGCTTAACAAGCTACAGCAGTTGATTGCGTTTACTAACCAGGCAGGCTAA